The proteins below come from a single Maylandia zebra isolate NMK-2024a linkage group LG23, Mzebra_GT3a, whole genome shotgun sequence genomic window:
- the ccdc181 gene encoding coiled-coil domain-containing protein 181 isoform X2, producing the protein MMSETVCTKTQEEYEDDFEKDLDWLISEEGRSGDQGSDYEDIEADIDKELEKGEKRQGMKGKENNYKETKRDNKTEQLEEDEERWPSPMEPLEYDSDRDSPSKSSPTAPPPPGMDDQTDEEKKYILEKIQQANRELQDQEVPDMTRRRRLHFKETLVDLVVPPLQFERDGSSDEVKGKNGSKERAEDAPADTEVSGKLSELKISPRNESRSSEGGSGRAGESSEGGQGMKEGRVLVEKDGKFDLVSLKEVESQALFPPLANNFSDSSRSSPRVQEQNVNSVKIHSSSSSPRLRAASSLFPQAIDHLRAPRPPAQPKSRPSSASQSQRGSQRKSSKRRVQSATETPSQATYTLTPQQKEQLQKIQERKQRLAREAEQRRREEEELKRQENELAFKAWLIRKKEQLQEERRIHRAQEIERMNCQRDSNPDPEEAFRSWLQRKQEQQHKERQLVEFKRLEEDSGYLLHSREECDEAFKLWLKRKRTEKRAEQQAAREHSRRLVLEERRARRMRDLMCTASESKPFRVTEQLAYRF; encoded by the exons ATGATGAGCGAAACAGTTTGCACAAAGACTCAGGAGGAGTACGAGGACGACTTTGAGAAAGATCTGGACTGGCTGATCAGTGAGGAAGGCCGGAGCGGGGACCAG GGCTCTGACTATGAGGACATAGAGGCAGACATTGACAAAGAACTGGAGAAGGGTGAGAAACGACAGGGAATGAAAGGAAAGGAGAATAACTACAAGGAAACAAAGCGAGACAACAAAACAGAGCAACTGGAAGAAGATGAAGAGAGGTGGCCATCTCCCATGGAACCATTGGAGTATGACTCAGACAGGGACAGTCCCAGTAAGTCATCACCTACAGCCCCACCTCCTCCAGGGATGGATGACCAAACAGACGAGGAGAAGAAGTACATCCTCGAGAAGATCCAGCAGGCTAACCGGGAGCTGCAGGATCAGGAAGTGCCAGATATGACACGACGGAGGCGGTTGCATTTTAAAGAGACATTGGTGGACCTGGTGGTGCCTCCGCTGCAGTTTGAGAGAGATGGCAGCAGCGATGAAGTAAAGGGGAAAAATGGGAGCAAGGAAAGAGCTGAGGATGCACCGGCAGATACTGAAGTGTCGGGAAAGCTGTCCGAGCTAAAGATTTCACCTCGCAATGAAAGCAGGAGTTCTGAAGGAGGTTCTGGCAGGGCTGGGGAGAGCAGCGAGGGAGGCCAGGGGATGAAGGAGGGCAGAGTCCTTGTGGAGAAGGACGGGAAGTTTGACCTGGTCAGCCTAAAAGAGGTGGAGAGTCAAGCCCTTTTCCCTCCTTTAGCGAACAACTTCAGTGACAGTTCACGCTCCTCGCCTCGTGTTCAGGAGCAAAATGTAAACTCTGTTAAGATCCACagttcctcctcttctcctcgcCTTCGGGCTGCCTCCTCCTTGTTTCCACAGGCAATAGATCACCTTCGGGCCCCCAGACCTCCAGCACAACCAAAGAGCAGGCCTAGCTCAGCCAGCCAGAGTCAGAGAGGCAGTCAGAGGAAAAGCAGCAAGAGGCGGGTGCAGTCTGCCACGGAGACACCCAGCCAGGCCACGTACACCCTGACCCCACAGCAGAAAGAGCAGCTGCAGAAGATCCAGGAGAGGAAGCAGAGGCTGGCCAGAGAG GCAGAACAGAGGAGGCGTGAGGAAGAAGAGCTGAAGAGGCAGGAGAACGAGCTGGCCTTCAAAGCCTGGCTGATTAGGAAGAAAGAGCAGCTTCAGGAGGAGAGAAGGATCCACAGAGCCCAGGAAATCGAGAGAATGAATTGTCAA AGAGACTCCAACCCGGACCCGGAGGAGGCCTTCAGGTCATGGCTTCAGAGgaagcaggagcagcagcacaaGGAGAGGCAGCTGGTGGAGTTCAAGAGGCTGGAGGAGGACAGTGGGTACCTGTTACACAGCCGTGAGGAGTGCGACGAGGCTTTCAAACT GTGGCTGAAGCGAAAGCGGACGGAGAAGCGAGCGGAGCAGCAGGCGGCCCGAGAGCACTCCCGCAGGCTGGTGTTAGAGGAGCGGCGTGCGCGGCGCATGAGGGACTTGATGTGCACCGCCAGTGAAAGCAAACCGTTCAGAGTCACTGAACAGCTGGCCTACCGCTTCTGA
- the ccdc181 gene encoding coiled-coil domain-containing protein 181 isoform X1 — MMSETVCTKTQEEYEDDFEKDLDWLISEEGRSGDQGSDYEDIEADIDKELEKGEKRQGMKGKENNYKETKRDNKTEQLEEDEERWPSPMEPLEYDSDRDSPSKSSPTAPPPPGMDDQTDEEKKYILEKIQQANRELQDQEVPDMTRRRRLHFKETLVDLVVPPLQFERDGSSDEVKGKNGSKERAEDAPADTEVSGKLSELKISPRNESRSSEGGSGRAGESSEGGQGMKEGRVLVEKDGKFDLVSLKEVESQALFPPLANNFSDSSRSSPRVQEQNVNSVKIHSSSSSPRLRAASSLFPQAIDHLRAPRPPAQPKSRPSSASQSQRGSQRKSSKRRVQSATETPSQATYTLTPQQKEQLQKIQERKQRLAREAEQRRREEEELKRQENELAFKAWLIRKKEQLQEERRIHRAQEIERMNCQVWPHGGTRDSNPDPEEAFRSWLQRKQEQQHKERQLVEFKRLEEDSGYLLHSREECDEAFKLWLKRKRTEKRAEQQAAREHSRRLVLEERRARRMRDLMCTASESKPFRVTEQLAYRF, encoded by the exons ATGATGAGCGAAACAGTTTGCACAAAGACTCAGGAGGAGTACGAGGACGACTTTGAGAAAGATCTGGACTGGCTGATCAGTGAGGAAGGCCGGAGCGGGGACCAG GGCTCTGACTATGAGGACATAGAGGCAGACATTGACAAAGAACTGGAGAAGGGTGAGAAACGACAGGGAATGAAAGGAAAGGAGAATAACTACAAGGAAACAAAGCGAGACAACAAAACAGAGCAACTGGAAGAAGATGAAGAGAGGTGGCCATCTCCCATGGAACCATTGGAGTATGACTCAGACAGGGACAGTCCCAGTAAGTCATCACCTACAGCCCCACCTCCTCCAGGGATGGATGACCAAACAGACGAGGAGAAGAAGTACATCCTCGAGAAGATCCAGCAGGCTAACCGGGAGCTGCAGGATCAGGAAGTGCCAGATATGACACGACGGAGGCGGTTGCATTTTAAAGAGACATTGGTGGACCTGGTGGTGCCTCCGCTGCAGTTTGAGAGAGATGGCAGCAGCGATGAAGTAAAGGGGAAAAATGGGAGCAAGGAAAGAGCTGAGGATGCACCGGCAGATACTGAAGTGTCGGGAAAGCTGTCCGAGCTAAAGATTTCACCTCGCAATGAAAGCAGGAGTTCTGAAGGAGGTTCTGGCAGGGCTGGGGAGAGCAGCGAGGGAGGCCAGGGGATGAAGGAGGGCAGAGTCCTTGTGGAGAAGGACGGGAAGTTTGACCTGGTCAGCCTAAAAGAGGTGGAGAGTCAAGCCCTTTTCCCTCCTTTAGCGAACAACTTCAGTGACAGTTCACGCTCCTCGCCTCGTGTTCAGGAGCAAAATGTAAACTCTGTTAAGATCCACagttcctcctcttctcctcgcCTTCGGGCTGCCTCCTCCTTGTTTCCACAGGCAATAGATCACCTTCGGGCCCCCAGACCTCCAGCACAACCAAAGAGCAGGCCTAGCTCAGCCAGCCAGAGTCAGAGAGGCAGTCAGAGGAAAAGCAGCAAGAGGCGGGTGCAGTCTGCCACGGAGACACCCAGCCAGGCCACGTACACCCTGACCCCACAGCAGAAAGAGCAGCTGCAGAAGATCCAGGAGAGGAAGCAGAGGCTGGCCAGAGAG GCAGAACAGAGGAGGCGTGAGGAAGAAGAGCTGAAGAGGCAGGAGAACGAGCTGGCCTTCAAAGCCTGGCTGATTAGGAAGAAAGAGCAGCTTCAGGAGGAGAGAAGGATCCACAGAGCCCAGGAAATCGAGAGAATGAATTGTCAAGTATGGCCACACGGGGGCACA AGAGACTCCAACCCGGACCCGGAGGAGGCCTTCAGGTCATGGCTTCAGAGgaagcaggagcagcagcacaaGGAGAGGCAGCTGGTGGAGTTCAAGAGGCTGGAGGAGGACAGTGGGTACCTGTTACACAGCCGTGAGGAGTGCGACGAGGCTTTCAAACT GTGGCTGAAGCGAAAGCGGACGGAGAAGCGAGCGGAGCAGCAGGCGGCCCGAGAGCACTCCCGCAGGCTGGTGTTAGAGGAGCGGCGTGCGCGGCGCATGAGGGACTTGATGTGCACCGCCAGTGAAAGCAAACCGTTCAGAGTCACTGAACAGCTGGCCTACCGCTTCTGA
- the ccdc181 gene encoding coiled-coil domain-containing protein 181 isoform X3, translating into MQYISECCSTCCRLNEGSDYEDIEADIDKELEKGEKRQGMKGKENNYKETKRDNKTEQLEEDEERWPSPMEPLEYDSDRDSPSKSSPTAPPPPGMDDQTDEEKKYILEKIQQANRELQDQEVPDMTRRRRLHFKETLVDLVVPPLQFERDGSSDEVKGKNGSKERAEDAPADTEVSGKLSELKISPRNESRSSEGGSGRAGESSEGGQGMKEGRVLVEKDGKFDLVSLKEVESQALFPPLANNFSDSSRSSPRVQEQNVNSVKIHSSSSSPRLRAASSLFPQAIDHLRAPRPPAQPKSRPSSASQSQRGSQRKSSKRRVQSATETPSQATYTLTPQQKEQLQKIQERKQRLAREAEQRRREEEELKRQENELAFKAWLIRKKEQLQEERRIHRAQEIERMNCQVWPHGGTRDSNPDPEEAFRSWLQRKQEQQHKERQLVEFKRLEEDSGYLLHSREECDEAFKLWLKRKRTEKRAEQQAAREHSRRLVLEERRARRMRDLMCTASESKPFRVTEQLAYRF; encoded by the exons ATGCAGTATATATCTGAATGCTGCTCTACTTGCTGCAGGCTGAATGAG GGCTCTGACTATGAGGACATAGAGGCAGACATTGACAAAGAACTGGAGAAGGGTGAGAAACGACAGGGAATGAAAGGAAAGGAGAATAACTACAAGGAAACAAAGCGAGACAACAAAACAGAGCAACTGGAAGAAGATGAAGAGAGGTGGCCATCTCCCATGGAACCATTGGAGTATGACTCAGACAGGGACAGTCCCAGTAAGTCATCACCTACAGCCCCACCTCCTCCAGGGATGGATGACCAAACAGACGAGGAGAAGAAGTACATCCTCGAGAAGATCCAGCAGGCTAACCGGGAGCTGCAGGATCAGGAAGTGCCAGATATGACACGACGGAGGCGGTTGCATTTTAAAGAGACATTGGTGGACCTGGTGGTGCCTCCGCTGCAGTTTGAGAGAGATGGCAGCAGCGATGAAGTAAAGGGGAAAAATGGGAGCAAGGAAAGAGCTGAGGATGCACCGGCAGATACTGAAGTGTCGGGAAAGCTGTCCGAGCTAAAGATTTCACCTCGCAATGAAAGCAGGAGTTCTGAAGGAGGTTCTGGCAGGGCTGGGGAGAGCAGCGAGGGAGGCCAGGGGATGAAGGAGGGCAGAGTCCTTGTGGAGAAGGACGGGAAGTTTGACCTGGTCAGCCTAAAAGAGGTGGAGAGTCAAGCCCTTTTCCCTCCTTTAGCGAACAACTTCAGTGACAGTTCACGCTCCTCGCCTCGTGTTCAGGAGCAAAATGTAAACTCTGTTAAGATCCACagttcctcctcttctcctcgcCTTCGGGCTGCCTCCTCCTTGTTTCCACAGGCAATAGATCACCTTCGGGCCCCCAGACCTCCAGCACAACCAAAGAGCAGGCCTAGCTCAGCCAGCCAGAGTCAGAGAGGCAGTCAGAGGAAAAGCAGCAAGAGGCGGGTGCAGTCTGCCACGGAGACACCCAGCCAGGCCACGTACACCCTGACCCCACAGCAGAAAGAGCAGCTGCAGAAGATCCAGGAGAGGAAGCAGAGGCTGGCCAGAGAG GCAGAACAGAGGAGGCGTGAGGAAGAAGAGCTGAAGAGGCAGGAGAACGAGCTGGCCTTCAAAGCCTGGCTGATTAGGAAGAAAGAGCAGCTTCAGGAGGAGAGAAGGATCCACAGAGCCCAGGAAATCGAGAGAATGAATTGTCAAGTATGGCCACACGGGGGCACA AGAGACTCCAACCCGGACCCGGAGGAGGCCTTCAGGTCATGGCTTCAGAGgaagcaggagcagcagcacaaGGAGAGGCAGCTGGTGGAGTTCAAGAGGCTGGAGGAGGACAGTGGGTACCTGTTACACAGCCGTGAGGAGTGCGACGAGGCTTTCAAACT GTGGCTGAAGCGAAAGCGGACGGAGAAGCGAGCGGAGCAGCAGGCGGCCCGAGAGCACTCCCGCAGGCTGGTGTTAGAGGAGCGGCGTGCGCGGCGCATGAGGGACTTGATGTGCACCGCCAGTGAAAGCAAACCGTTCAGAGTCACTGAACAGCTGGCCTACCGCTTCTGA